The window TAGTATAAAGTTCGGAAGAACCGCTTAGATAAACTAAGACACAAAAAAGCCCTCATCATCGAGGGCTTCTTTTTAGCTATTCAAGCAGACTTGTTTACCAACTACGCATCTTATGGCCTTTCACCGCGTAGAACAGGATGAACAGATAACAGGGCAACATCACAATATAACCGCCCTGCATGCCCATATCTGTCGCCGAGCTCATTAAGCCCCAAGATACAGGACCAAAGGCGCCACCAGCAATCCCCATAATGAGAAGCGCAGAACCTGTACTGGTCAATTTGCCCATACCAGACAAGGCTAGCGGCCATACTGCAGGCCAAACGATCGCATTGGCTAAACCGAGAAAGGCAATCATCAACAGGGTGTCAGGTAGCGCAACACCACCAAAAGGCACTAACACAACATTCGCGATAGCGTAGGAGTTATTGTCACCGAACAAAATACCGCATGTCAGTAACAAACCTAAAATAGCCGACACCATTAAAGCCTTAGGCTGTGAAATAAAGCGAGGAATTAACAGGATACCGAGCGTGTAACCTAGCACCATACACACCATGGTATAGGAGGTCATCACCCCGTAATGCTCAACCCCGAGTGATAACGCAAAAGTGCCGATAGTGTCACCGGCAATCACTTCCACCGCCACATAAACAAACAGCGCCAACACGCCAAAGGCTAAGTTCGGGTGAGACAGCGCCGCTTTAAGTTGGCCTTTATCGGTATTTTCAACGGCTTCATCTTCATTGGATAATTCTGGTAATGGCGACTTCTTCACCGCTAACGCCAAAATGCCGATAAAAATCGCCATGCCTAAATACGGTAATACTAAACCATCGGCCATTTCATCAATTTGAATTTGAGTCAGCTCAGTACCAATACGGTCTTTAAAGCTGTCTAAAATCAGTGCAGAGAACACCACAGGCGCAATCACGCCCGCACCTTTGTTCAAAATACCCATCACGCTCACACGGGCAGCGGCGGATTCTTCAGGGCCTAAACGCACCACATAAGGGTTAACCGCAGTTTGTAATAGGGTTTGGCCTGTGCCCATCACTAATTGGGCCAATAGGAACAAGGCAAATATTTGGGTTTCCGCGGCGGGGATAAACAGTAAACCCGCCAGCATCATCACGCCCATGCCGATCGCCATGCCATTCTTATAACCGACTTTGCGAATAAGCCAGGCGGATGGCAAGGCAGTAAAGGTCACTGCGATATAAAAAGAAAACAGGATCAACGACGCTTGAAAGGGATTGAGTTGCAATATTTGTTTCAAATATGGCATCAAAGACCCATTCAACCAAGTGGCGAATCCGAGGATGAAAAAGAGAGCGGCCACTATGGCCATGGGGAGAAAGCTGCTTTTTTGCTGGCTTTTATCGAGTGTCATTTCCATAAACCTGCTTCTTATAGTAATTAATTATTGAGGTGATAACGGGGTTTAAATTAATGCCTAAGTTCCCGAATATCCGTATCGCGACTCGTCCGCAATGGCTAATGTTATCATCCAAACGCACCATTGTTTCAGTGATGTTAAAACAAATAACACAAAAAGACAACGCTGTCATTTAATAAATTCTCGCGAATATTCCCTCGTAATCATCAATTGGCCGATAGCTAAGTTGTAACTCACATCCAGAAAATAATGTAAAAAAAGCCGCAGACACTGAGTGCGTGCGGCTGATCTCAAGCGATTAAGCCAACTGACTAAATTCTGACAAAAATATTGCGGCGATACATCCAATATAAAACCAGCCACTGCACCGCGAGCAAGCTGATAACCGCAGCTAACGCTTGAGCGCTTTCAGGCAAGGCCAGCACTAAGCCGCCAAACACGCTTTGAGCGATATATTTCCAATCCACTAAGCTCGACGCTAAGTAAATAATAATGGCGTTGGTGCCTATCACCACGAAGAAAAATGCGGCTTTTTGCCACTTAAGCACATCGACTAAGGCATAGAATACCGCCAGCAGTATCATGCTCCAGCCCGACGTCACCAGCACAAATGAACTGGTCCACAGCTCTTTATTGACCGGAATAACAAGATCTAACAGCCAACCTAAGGCTAAGCAAACGCCACCCGCAGCGGCGAGCAACCCCACTTTGGCCCACTCTCCTTTAGGATGAGATTTAACAATAAAGTGGCCGACAAATACCCCTGCTAACGCATTGACTATAGCGGGAATAGTCGACAGTAAACCCTCTGGATCGGGCGTGCGTCCCTGATAGCTCACGCCGGGTAATAAAATCGAATCGACATAGGCATTGATGGATTCCGTTGGCGAGAGCACGCCTGCCTGTCCACTAGGGAAAGGTAGCCAAAGTTGCATTGCGCCATAACCGAGCAAAATGCCCAAGGCGACGATAATTTGGGTTCGTAGACTCGTGTGCCACACCAATAATGCGGCAAAAAACCATGCAAAGGCGATTCGACCTAACACACTGGCATAGCGAATTTTTTCAGGATCGGCAGGCGCGCCCGTTCCCCAACCGTGATTGTATAAAATACCCAGTAGCAGCAATAAAAAGAGTCGTTTAATCCCGTGACGATACACAGTTAATCGCTCACTCATGGGTAATTTATCTAAACGTTTGGGAGATAAACCTAAGGCCACACCAGAGAGGAAAATAAATAGCGGAAAGATTAAATCGTAAAACCGAAAGCCGTGCCATTGGCTATGGTGCATCTGTTCATCGCCCCATTGCCAGCCTGCCCAGCCAGTTAGAATAAGCAAGCCACCAAACAAAGCCTCACCGCCCAAAATCCAAAACATATCGAAGCCGCGCAGTGCATCCAGCGACATTAACCTAGGTTTATTCACCTTTACTGGCGCAATTGCGTTTGTCTGTGTCGTCCCCATGCCATCATCCTTTATTATTGTTATTAAAAGCTTTTATAAAAGTTGAGCAAAACTAATACTGTTTAAAATTAGTGCTGTACAATAAAAAAACTTAGCCCCTGCCATCAAAATACGACAAGGGCCAGATGTTAAAAATCGCCTAAACTGCAAATGTAAATGCAATTTAAGGGTGTGCATAAACGGCTTGTCCCGCAATGTAGTTTGCCTGCACTTTGTTCTGCGCATCGAGCAAGACAAAGTCAGCCCTGTGTCCCAGTGCTAAACGGCCTGCCTTATGGTCAATCCCGAGGAATTGCGCGGGATATAACGCCGCCATTCTTAAGGCTTCCGCCAAAGGTAAACCCAACAAGTTGACGGTATTGTTGACCGCAGTCGCCATATCGAGCACACAGCCCGCCAGCTCACCTGTCACAGCATTTAGTCTGTCGCCGACTCTTAACACTCGAGTACCAAAGAGCTCGAAGCTAGTCTCATCCTCCATACCAACTGGCGGCATAGCATCGGTGACTAACATCATCTTGCCCCTAGATTTTGCCCTTAGTGCAACCTTTGCCGCCGCTGGGTGCACATGGTGACCATCGACAATCAAACCACACCAAGCGGTTTCACTCTCAATCGCCGCGCCAACCATGCCCGGCTCACGGGAACCCAGTGGTGACATCGCATTATAAAGATGGGTAAAGCCCGTCGCGCCTGCCGCTAATGCCGCAACAACAGTATCGTAGTCTGCATTAGAGTGGCCTAAACACACCTTCACGCCCGAAGCGACGAGCGTGCGGATCACCTCTGGCGACACATTTTCAGGCGCAAGCGTGACAACTTTAATCCCCAGATC of the Shewanella baltica genome contains:
- the nagX gene encoding transmembrane glucosamine N-acetyltransferase NagX, giving the protein MGTTQTNAIAPVKVNKPRLMSLDALRGFDMFWILGGEALFGGLLILTGWAGWQWGDEQMHHSQWHGFRFYDLIFPLFIFLSGVALGLSPKRLDKLPMSERLTVYRHGIKRLFLLLLLGILYNHGWGTGAPADPEKIRYASVLGRIAFAWFFAALLVWHTSLRTQIIVALGILLGYGAMQLWLPFPSGQAGVLSPTESINAYVDSILLPGVSYQGRTPDPEGLLSTIPAIVNALAGVFVGHFIVKSHPKGEWAKVGLLAAAGGVCLALGWLLDLVIPVNKELWTSSFVLVTSGWSMILLAVFYALVDVLKWQKAAFFFVVIGTNAIIIYLASSLVDWKYIAQSVFGGLVLALPESAQALAAVISLLAVQWLVLYWMYRRNIFVRI
- the nagA gene encoding N-acetylglucosamine-6-phosphate deacetylase; translated protein: MKITLIAERIFDGEYFHQDVPVTVEDGHILAFDTVVGAKEIRQAGTLVPGFIDVQVNGGGGALFNADPSVNCIETIGRAHARFGTTGFLPTLITDDVSVMANAADAVAEALVKGSAGVLGVHFEGPHLSVPKKGVHPQGFIREITDAELAVFCRQDLGIKVVTLAPENVSPEVIRTLVASGVKVCLGHSNADYDTVVAALAAGATGFTHLYNAMSPLGSREPGMVGAAIESETAWCGLIVDGHHVHPAAAKVALRAKSRGKMMLVTDAMPPVGMEDETSFELFGTRVLRVGDRLNAVTGELAGCVLDMATAVNNTVNLLGLPLAEALRMAALYPAQFLGIDHKAGRLALGHRADFVLLDAQNKVQANYIAGQAVYAHP
- the nagP gene encoding N-acetylglucosamine MFS transporter NagP, with product MTLDKSQQKSSFLPMAIVAALFFILGFATWLNGSLMPYLKQILQLNPFQASLILFSFYIAVTFTALPSAWLIRKVGYKNGMAIGMGVMMLAGLLFIPAAETQIFALFLLAQLVMGTGQTLLQTAVNPYVVRLGPEESAAARVSVMGILNKGAGVIAPVVFSALILDSFKDRIGTELTQIQIDEMADGLVLPYLGMAIFIGILALAVKKSPLPELSNEDEAVENTDKGQLKAALSHPNLAFGVLALFVYVAVEVIAGDTIGTFALSLGVEHYGVMTSYTMVCMVLGYTLGILLIPRFISQPKALMVSAILGLLLTCGILFGDNNSYAIANVVLVPFGGVALPDTLLMIAFLGLANAIVWPAVWPLALSGMGKLTSTGSALLIMGIAGGAFGPVSWGLMSSATDMGMQGGYIVMLPCYLFILFYAVKGHKMRSW